From a single Fusobacterium ulcerans ATCC 49185 genomic region:
- a CDS encoding pentapeptide repeat-containing protein: protein MTELELKEILEKHKKWLNSEVGGEKADLRGTDLRGANLRWADLSEANLRGANLRWADLSEANLRGADLSEANLRGAVLSEADLRGANLRGANLRWADLRGANLEVVPTYNEGTCFYALQCPEEGSFIGFKKCREDRIVKILITEDALRSSATTRKCRASKVKVLEILSIDKKESFERAVSKQDADFEYIVGETIEIKDFDEDRWNECSSGIHFFITRGEAEQY from the coding sequence ATGACAGAATTAGAATTAAAAGAGATTTTAGAAAAACATAAAAAATGGTTGAATAGTGAAGTTGGAGGGGAAAAGGCTGATCTAAGAGGGACTGATCTAAGAGGGGCTAATCTAAGATGGGCTGATCTAAGTGAGGCTAATCTAAGAGGGGCTAATCTAAGATGGGCTGATCTAAGTGAGGCTAATCTAAGAGGGGCTGATCTAAGTGAGGCTAATCTAAGAGGGGCTGTTCTAAGTGAGGCTGATCTAAGAGGGGCTAATCTAAGAGGGGCTAATCTAAGATGGGCTGATCTAAGAGGGGCTAATCTAGAAGTAGTACCAACTTATAATGAAGGAACTTGCTTTTATGCTTTACAGTGTCCTGAAGAAGGTAGCTTTATAGGTTTTAAAAAATGTAGAGAAGATAGAATAGTAAAAATATTGATAACTGAGGATGCTCTAAGAAGTTCTGCGACTACAAGAAAATGCAGAGCTAGTAAAGTTAAGGTGCTTGAAATATTGTCTATAGATAAAAAAGAAAGTTTTGAAAGAGCTGTAAGTAAACAAGATGCAGATTTCGAATATATAGTTGGGGAAACGATTGAAATAAAAGATTTTGATGAAGATAGATGGAATGAATGTAGTTCTGGAATACATTTCTTTATAACTAGAGGAGAAGCTGAACAATATTAG
- a CDS encoding ImmA/IrrE family metallo-endopeptidase: MINIPRRVSNLIKKWETRNPFLLCKYLKIDIMYRDLGEIKGYYKKSVGKKIIVLNEKLDEFSLKVVLAHELGHALLHTSKEINFMKEHHLLPKSSIWEYEANKFAAELLIDEEMEYEYLYEVKLNIKVLEELKSLKLNSKFTF; encoded by the coding sequence ATGATAAATATTCCTAGAAGGGTTAGCAACCTAATAAAAAAATGGGAAACAAGAAATCCTTTTCTTCTTTGTAAATATTTAAAGATAGATATTATGTATAGAGATTTAGGAGAAATAAAAGGATATTATAAAAAGAGTGTAGGTAAAAAGATAATAGTTTTAAATGAAAAATTAGATGAATTTAGCTTAAAAGTTGTATTAGCTCATGAACTGGGTCATGCTCTACTGCACACTTCAAAAGAAATAAACTTTATGAAAGAACATCATTTACTTCCAAAAAGTTCTATCTGGGAATATGAGGCAAATAAATTTGCTGCTGAACTTTTAATTGATGAAGAAATGGAGTATGAATATTTGTATGAAGTTAAACTAAATATTAAAGTATTAGAAGAGTTAAAAAGTTTAAAACTTAATAGCAAATTTACTTTTTAA
- a CDS encoding helix-turn-helix domain-containing protein, with the protein MTEDLNKKIGNLLREKRKENGYSLEDVQLMLKKDLDIELDVSNISRYEAGTVKNMNPKYLRGLCKVNNLDYVKIFKELGYLDNEMDPRMAKLTKREIKQYEDFMSEATLFFNDEKITEEDKQKLFDSLQDVFYRAKYLNKRKK; encoded by the coding sequence ATGACTGAAGATTTGAATAAAAAAATAGGAAATTTATTAAGAGAGAAAAGAAAAGAAAACGGGTACAGTCTTGAAGATGTGCAGCTTATGTTAAAAAAAGATTTAGACATAGAACTAGATGTTAGTAATATTTCTAGATATGAAGCTGGAACAGTAAAAAATATGAATCCTAAATATTTAAGAGGTCTATGTAAAGTAAATAACTTAGATTATGTTAAAATATTTAAAGAGTTGGGATATTTGGATAATGAAATGGATCCACGTATGGCAAAATTAACAAAAAGAGAGATAAAGCAGTACGAAGATTTTATGTCAGAGGCAACACTTTTTTTTAATGACGAAAAAATAACAGAAGAAGATAAACAAAAATTATTTGATTCTTTACAAGATGTTTTTTATAGAGCAAAGTATTTAAATAAAAGAAAAAAATAG
- a CDS encoding DNA-methyltransferase has translation MITLIHGDAIEELKKIKIKVDCIIADIPQGITRNKWDIPFNLEKLWLSIEKIVDNNTPIILMSNQPYTSILISSNIKNYKYSWYWKKGRGRGHLNAKKQPLRDIEEICVFYKKQCYYSPIMKKGIKPHKVGKALGTNKNIGTTYNNFKRTDRESNLKYPKQLLEFKEPHPAVYSTQKPVELLEYLLKTYTKEGDIVLDFCMGSGTTGVACKKLNRNFIGIDKSLEALEIAKNRLEW, from the coding sequence ATGATAACTTTAATACATGGAGATGCTATTGAAGAACTAAAAAAAATTAAAATAAAAGTAGATTGTATTATAGCAGATATACCACAAGGTATAACTAGAAATAAATGGGATATTCCTTTTAACTTAGAAAAATTATGGCTGTCTATAGAAAAGATAGTAGATAATAACACTCCTATAATATTGATGTCAAACCAGCCTTACACAAGCATTTTAATTTCTAGTAATATCAAAAATTATAAATATAGCTGGTATTGGAAAAAGGGAAGAGGAAGAGGACATCTTAATGCTAAAAAACAGCCTTTGCGAGATATAGAGGAAATATGTGTATTTTATAAAAAGCAATGCTACTATAGCCCGATTATGAAAAAAGGAATTAAGCCACATAAAGTAGGCAAAGCATTAGGAACAAACAAAAATATAGGAACTACTTATAATAATTTTAAAAGAACGGACAGAGAAAGCAATCTGAAGTATCCAAAACAACTTTTAGAATTTAAAGAACCACATCCTGCAGTGTATAGTACTCAAAAACCTGTGGAGTTATTAGAATATCTATTAAAAACTTATACAAAAGAAGGAGATATAGTTTTAGACTTTTGTATGGGTAGTGGAACTACTGGAGTAGCTTGTAAAAAGCTAAACAGAAATTTTATAGGGATAGATAAATCTCTAGAAGCTTTAGAAATAGCTAAAAATAGATTAGAGTGGTGA
- a CDS encoding 3'-5' exonuclease yields MKILYLDTETTGITANSAVIQFAGIIEIDGEVKEEFNIKCKPHVNADISEKALEVTGMTLDIINSYQEPREALWEMESIFEKYCSKFDRNDKYILVGQNIKFDFQKLYEFYTRLGNKYLGSWINFKLTFDTLAVIQALQLVDKLPILENNKLITWCNFFGIELENAHDALADIKATRELAKILIKILEG; encoded by the coding sequence ATGAAAATACTATATCTTGATACAGAAACAACTGGAATAACTGCCAATTCGGCGGTTATCCAGTTTGCAGGAATTATAGAAATAGATGGAGAGGTTAAAGAAGAATTTAATATTAAATGCAAGCCTCATGTTAATGCCGATATAAGTGAGAAAGCTTTAGAGGTAACAGGAATGACATTGGATATTATAAATAGCTACCAAGAACCTAGAGAAGCACTCTGGGAAATGGAAAGTATCTTTGAAAAATACTGTAGCAAGTTTGACAGAAATGACAAATATATCTTAGTTGGACAGAATATAAAATTTGACTTCCAGAAGCTTTATGAATTTTACACAAGACTTGGTAATAAGTATCTGGGAAGCTGGATAAATTTTAAATTAACATTTGATACTCTAGCTGTAATACAAGCCCTGCAATTAGTAGATAAACTACCAATATTGGAAAATAACAAGCTTATAACATGGTGTAATTTCTTTGGCATTGAACTGGAAAATGCACATGACGCACTAGCAGATATTAAAGCTACTAGGGAACTAGCAAAAATCTTAATAAAGATATTGGAGGGATAA
- a CDS encoding recombinase family protein, with protein sequence MEKLKAVAYCRVSTIMQEEGRSLEFQIKKCQDYCEFQNYELIEIIQDVESGGNDDREGFLELREKVRAKAFDVLVVFESSRISRVTLTMLNFVLELQKSNIHFVSISQPELNTTTPTGMLFFTIQATLSEYERKQISVRVKSNKWARAKAGIWQGGKLPLGYKKDPENNNVILIDEDNALFVQNIFSYYLKTQSLAKTAKEFGKHMESLKWILTNTFYTGIFRYGKKENNINTGIVKINEDYQYFEGFHPPIIDNETFNKVQDLIVKNKKNRPASYRLLFAGLVYCSCGGKYHSSFGGGGYNYRCEKCKKNISAKKLEQAILDKIFLMTELEELNNNDSQNEKYQEEIKLLKKIIAKDKKEKEKNLLLFKNEIINIEELKKEMDKISNSIISKEKEIKELEKLISNNKLNFEKSNNLNLLKEVVKNMENEDREELNKLFKLLIDKILILNKNEINVYNKEIKISINIK encoded by the coding sequence ATGGAGAAATTGAAAGCAGTAGCATATTGTAGAGTATCCACAATAATGCAAGAAGAGGGGAGAAGTCTTGAATTTCAAATAAAAAAGTGTCAAGATTATTGTGAGTTCCAGAATTATGAATTGATTGAAATAATACAAGATGTTGAATCTGGTGGAAATGATGATAGAGAAGGATTTTTGGAGTTGAGAGAAAAAGTTAGGGCAAAAGCTTTTGATGTGTTGGTTGTATTTGAAAGTTCAAGAATATCTCGTGTTACATTAACAATGTTAAATTTTGTTTTAGAACTCCAAAAAAGCAATATTCATTTTGTGAGTATATCTCAACCAGAACTTAATACAACTACTCCAACAGGTATGTTATTTTTTACTATACAAGCTACATTATCTGAATATGAAAGAAAACAAATATCTGTGAGAGTAAAAAGCAATAAGTGGGCAAGAGCAAAAGCTGGTATATGGCAAGGTGGAAAATTACCTTTAGGTTATAAAAAAGACCCTGAAAATAATAATGTTATTTTAATAGATGAAGATAATGCTTTATTTGTTCAAAATATATTTTCATATTATTTAAAAACTCAAAGCCTTGCAAAAACTGCAAAAGAATTTGGGAAACATATGGAGAGTTTAAAATGGATTTTGACAAATACCTTTTATACAGGTATTTTTAGATATGGTAAAAAAGAAAATAATATTAACACTGGAATAGTTAAAATAAATGAAGATTATCAGTATTTTGAAGGTTTCCATCCTCCCATTATTGATAATGAAACCTTTAATAAAGTCCAAGATCTGATTGTTAAAAATAAAAAAAATAGACCTGCTAGTTATAGACTTTTATTTGCAGGATTAGTTTATTGTTCTTGTGGTGGAAAATATCATAGTTCTTTTGGTGGTGGTGGTTATAATTATAGATGTGAAAAATGTAAAAAAAACATATCTGCTAAAAAACTTGAACAAGCTATTCTAGACAAAATATTTTTAATGACTGAACTAGAAGAATTAAATAATAATGATTCACAAAATGAAAAGTATCAAGAAGAAATAAAATTACTGAAAAAAATAATAGCTAAAGACAAAAAAGAAAAAGAAAAAAATTTACTACTTTTTAAAAATGAAATTATAAATATTGAAGAATTAAAAAAAGAAATGGATAAAATATCTAATTCTATCATATCAAAAGAAAAAGAAATAAAAGAATTGGAAAAATTAATATCTAATAATAAATTAAATTTTGAAAAAAGCAATAACCTTAATTTATTAAAAGAAGTTGTAAAAAATATGGAAAATGAAGATAGAGAAGAGCTGAATAAACTTTTTAAACTTTTAATAGATAAAATTTTAATCCTTAACAAAAATGAAATAAATGTGTATAATAAAGAAATAAAAATAAGTATAAATATCAAATAG
- a CDS encoding ERF family protein translates to MSIYKKIAEARVKLQDSKLTKSGFNKFANFKYYELADFLPSLNRINLELGICTKFELDTAGEKAILNIFDFDKPEEKVIFDIPYVPSKVQGATDIQNLGGTITYLRRYLFLVAFEITDGDVIDAQDPDKPKVPEENKPQKDKPATQNQLTKIFATAGELKIGKSDLECVIFKDYNVKSMKELTITQANKIIENMKTIAEGIEKRKEECIKAITALEMDEELITIMERDNIKNLPDSTFTICKKVYKELKTIKEQKDKENKPEGTEGGEAK, encoded by the coding sequence ATGAGCATATATAAAAAAATAGCTGAAGCAAGGGTAAAGCTACAGGATAGCAAACTTACCAAAAGTGGATTTAATAAATTTGCAAATTTTAAATATTATGAATTGGCAGACTTCTTACCTTCTTTAAATAGAATAAATTTAGAACTTGGAATTTGCACCAAGTTTGAATTAGATACTGCAGGAGAAAAAGCGATACTAAACATCTTTGATTTTGATAAACCAGAAGAAAAAGTAATATTTGATATTCCATATGTTCCAAGTAAAGTGCAGGGAGCAACAGATATACAGAATCTTGGTGGAACTATAACATATCTTAGAAGATATTTATTTTTGGTAGCCTTCGAGATTACAGATGGTGATGTTATAGATGCACAAGACCCAGATAAACCAAAAGTTCCTGAAGAAAATAAACCACAAAAAGATAAACCAGCTACACAAAATCAACTAACTAAAATCTTCGCTACTGCTGGAGAATTAAAAATAGGAAAAAGTGATTTAGAATGTGTTATTTTTAAAGATTACAATGTTAAAAGTATGAAAGAACTTACAATAACACAAGCAAATAAAATTATAGAAAATATGAAAACTATTGCTGAAGGAATTGAAAAAAGGAAGGAAGAATGTATAAAAGCGATAACTGCTTTGGAAATGGATGAGGAACTTATTACAATTATGGAACGAGATAATATTAAAAATCTTCCAGATTCTACCTTTACAATATGTAAAAAAGTTTATAAAGAGCTAAAAACAATAAAAGAACAGAAAGATAAAGAAAACAAACCAGAAGGAACCGAAGGAGGAGAAGCAAAATAA
- a CDS encoding helix-turn-helix domain-containing protein yields the protein MERDFKGIWIPREVWLSKELTMQEKLFLVEIDSLNNEKGCYAGNDYFADFFDLSKSRCSEIIKSLEKKGFIEINYIYKEGSKEIRARIIRVKNLSAKPLRELEDPVRKTEDPLRDIELPPSEKARENNTGINNTGKYNKENIKEKSKSKKSDVTIEIKNKIQETNITDNLKNKLIEFVDYRKEIKKPIKTYTVIKALLNQLGKDFIDEIHLIDSINNTISNQYQGVFPKKITSYKENVSNKTAAGKSYTKQWLEAYERGEVK from the coding sequence ATGGAAAGAGATTTTAAAGGCATATGGATACCAAGAGAAGTGTGGTTATCCAAAGAACTTACAATGCAAGAAAAATTATTTCTGGTAGAGATAGATAGTTTGAACAATGAAAAAGGCTGCTATGCTGGAAATGATTATTTTGCAGATTTTTTCGACCTGTCTAAAAGTAGATGCAGTGAGATTATAAAATCTTTAGAGAAAAAAGGCTTTATAGAAATAAATTACATATATAAAGAAGGTTCTAAGGAGATAAGAGCTAGAATTATAAGAGTAAAGAATCTTTCTGCTAAACCCCTTCGAGAACTCGAAGACCCTGTTCGAAAAACCGAAGACCCCCTTCGAGATATCGAATTACCCCCTTCGGAAAAGGCGAGAGAGAATAATACAGGTATTAATAATACAGGTAAATATAATAAAGAAAATATAAAAGAAAAATCGAAGTCTAAAAAATCTGATGTAACTATTGAGATAAAAAATAAGATACAGGAAACAAATATAACAGATAATCTTAAAAATAAATTAATCGAATTTGTAGATTACAGAAAAGAAATTAAGAAACCTATAAAAACCTACACTGTTATAAAAGCCCTACTAAACCAATTGGGAAAAGACTTTATAGATGAAATCCATCTAATAGACAGTATTAATAATACAATTTCCAATCAGTACCAAGGGGTATTTCCTAAAAAAATAACTAGCTATAAGGAAAATGTAAGCAATAAAACGGCAGCTGGAAAAAGTTACACCAAGCAATGGCTTGAAGCTTATGAAAGGGGAGAGGTGAAATAA
- a CDS encoding NUDIX hydrolase N-terminal domain-containing protein, which translates to MNSEEKWLKWAMELQSLAQAGLTYSKDPYDKERYNQIRDISAEILAYKSDISVEKVKDLFCNEVGYQTPKLDTRAAIFENGKILLVKENNGKWSLPGGWVDVNVSVKENVIKEVKEESGLDVSADKIIAIQDRAKHNLPLYPYGVCKIFVLCSILGGEFEKNIETTEFQYFDKDKLPDLATEKNTVEQIAMCFEAYQNNCWITVFD; encoded by the coding sequence ATGAATTCAGAAGAAAAATGGTTGAAATGGGCTATGGAATTACAAAGTCTTGCACAAGCAGGCTTAACCTATAGTAAGGATCCTTATGATAAAGAAAGATACAATCAAATAAGAGATATCTCTGCTGAAATACTAGCATATAAATCTGATATTTCTGTTGAAAAAGTAAAAGATTTATTTTGTAATGAAGTAGGATATCAAACTCCAAAACTTGATACTAGGGCTGCTATTTTTGAAAATGGAAAAATTCTTCTTGTAAAAGAAAATAATGGAAAATGGTCATTACCTGGTGGTTGGGTTGATGTAAATGTCTCAGTCAAAGAAAATGTAATTAAAGAAGTTAAAGAAGAATCTGGATTAGACGTATCTGCTGATAAAATTATTGCAATTCAAGATAGAGCAAAACATAATTTACCATTGTATCCTTATGGAGTATGTAAAATCTTTGTTCTTTGCTCCATTCTAGGTGGAGAATTTGAAAAAAATATTGAAACCACAGAATTTCAATATTTTGATAAAGATAAATTACCTGACCTTGCAACAGAAAAAAATACTGTAGAACAAATTGCAATGTGTTTTGAAGCATATCAAAACAATTGCTGGATAACAGTTTTTGACTAA